Proteins encoded within one genomic window of Streptomyces profundus:
- a CDS encoding penicillin-binding transpeptidase domain-containing protein: MANSGSGWIPSRASGSWRSHRLTLIGGAALVTVLAVGAVLLLRGGGGDNGDERARVAAQEFLDAWAEGELARAAEVTDDPAEAESLLESVMSNTAPEEISFEVGDDSAPSDAARAPDGARAVPFTARFTLAGLGEWSYEGEALAVPGEGEAWSLRWESALLHPDLVEGQTLVNTVLWPERAPILAADESPLADRAPVWEISIWPAQLTDEERAWSVLDELDAGIDVAALGERVAEAEPDQAVPVVTVREEVYAAHAEELLPVPGLQFAERERTLALAARAVVGSVDPETGEGTSGLQSRYQEVLAGTPGGRLVIADRTTGVAVRTLEEREGEAGLPVATTIDPEVQRAAEEALAGADKEGSIVAIRSSTGEVLAAADAPTGGFERSLQGQLPPGSTFKVITAAHLLESGVAVDDPLGCPRYVTVNGQRFENQGEFELADDTDLHDAFTASCNTAFIGQLDRFEPGSLGETAQAFGIGGTWDVGAATFDGAVPVSEEDNQLAASLIGQHQVLASPLGMASVAGTVAAGGFHQPVLVPEAVEAPHTPAVELSEATFEALRGLMRDTVTEGSASALADVPGEPHGKTGTAEFENEEGEVATHAWMIGYLGAEDVAFAVMLEDGGSGGRDAGPLAADFLNGFVERR, encoded by the coding sequence ATGGCGAACAGCGGATCGGGATGGATTCCCTCGCGCGCGTCCGGGAGTTGGCGGAGTCACCGTCTTACCCTCATCGGCGGCGCGGCGCTGGTGACGGTGCTGGCCGTGGGGGCGGTGCTGCTACTGCGCGGCGGCGGCGGGGACAACGGCGACGAGCGGGCTCGGGTGGCCGCCCAGGAATTCCTGGACGCCTGGGCCGAAGGGGAGTTGGCGCGGGCCGCCGAGGTCACGGACGATCCGGCGGAGGCCGAGTCCCTGTTGGAGTCGGTGATGTCCAACACCGCCCCGGAGGAGATCTCGTTCGAGGTCGGCGACGACAGCGCGCCCTCGGACGCGGCGCGGGCCCCGGACGGCGCGCGGGCGGTGCCGTTCACCGCCCGGTTCACGCTCGCCGGTCTCGGGGAGTGGTCCTACGAGGGCGAGGCCCTGGCGGTGCCGGGGGAGGGCGAGGCCTGGTCGCTGCGCTGGGAGTCGGCGCTGCTGCACCCGGATCTGGTGGAGGGCCAGACCCTGGTCAACACCGTGCTGTGGCCGGAGCGCGCGCCCATCCTGGCGGCCGACGAGAGCCCGCTCGCCGATCGTGCCCCCGTGTGGGAGATCAGCATATGGCCCGCCCAACTCACCGACGAGGAGCGGGCCTGGAGCGTGCTGGACGAGCTGGACGCCGGGATAGACGTGGCGGCGCTGGGCGAGCGGGTCGCCGAGGCGGAGCCCGACCAGGCGGTGCCGGTCGTCACGGTGCGCGAGGAGGTCTACGCGGCGCATGCCGAGGAGTTGCTCCCGGTGCCCGGGCTCCAGTTCGCCGAGCGGGAGCGGACGTTGGCGTTGGCCGCGCGCGCGGTGGTCGGGAGCGTCGATCCGGAGACGGGCGAGGGCACTTCGGGGTTGCAGTCGCGGTATCAGGAGGTGCTCGCCGGCACGCCGGGCGGCCGGTTGGTGATCGCCGACCGCACCACGGGCGTGGCGGTGCGCACCCTTGAGGAGCGGGAGGGCGAGGCGGGGCTGCCCGTCGCCACCACCATCGATCCGGAGGTCCAGCGGGCGGCGGAGGAGGCCCTCGCCGGCGCGGACAAGGAGGGTTCCATCGTGGCGATCCGGTCCTCGACGGGTGAGGTGCTGGCGGCGGCCGACGCCCCTACTGGCGGGTTCGAGCGTTCCCTCCAGGGGCAGTTGCCCCCGGGCTCCACGTTCAAGGTGATCACCGCGGCGCATCTGCTGGAGAGCGGGGTGGCGGTGGACGATCCGCTGGGCTGCCCCCGCTATGTCACGGTCAACGGCCAACGCTTCGAGAACCAGGGCGAGTTCGAGCTGGCCGACGACACCGACCTGCACGACGCCTTCACCGCGTCGTGCAACACCGCCTTCATCGGCCAGCTGGACCGCTTCGAGCCCGGCTCGTTGGGCGAGACCGCGCAGGCGTTCGGCATCGGCGGCACGTGGGATGTGGGCGCAGCCACGTTCGACGGCGCGGTGCCGGTCAGCGAGGAGGACAACCAGCTGGCCGCCTCGTTGATCGGGCAACACCAGGTGCTGGCCAGCCCGTTGGGGATGGCCTCGGTCGCCGGGACGGTCGCCGCCGGCGGGTTCCACCAGCCGGTGCTGGTGCCCGAGGCGGTCGAGGCGCCGCACACTCCGGCCGTCGAGCTGTCCGAGGCGACCTTCGAGGCGCTGCGCGGACTGATGCGGGACACGGTGACGGAGGGCTCCGCCTCGGCGCTCGCCGATGTGCCGGGGGAGCCGCACGGCAAGACCGGCACCGCCGAGTTCGAGAACGAGGAGGGCGAGGTGGCCACCCACGCCTGGATGATCGGCTATCTGGGAGCGGAGGATGTGGCGTTCGCGGTGATGTTGGAGGACGGCGGTTCGGGCGGCCGGGACGCCGGCCCGCTGGCGGCCGACTTTCTGAACGGGTTCGTCGAGCGGCGCTGA